In the Fundulus heteroclitus isolate FHET01 chromosome 23, MU-UCD_Fhet_4.1, whole genome shotgun sequence genome, CATAAAGTGGGGATGTAATGGGGGATTTCCGTAGTGTCTAGCCGTAACGTCGTGAAAAATATTCTAAACACGTTACCGCTGCCCTCCTCCGTCCCAGCATGCACCGCGCCGTCCGCAGCATAAAGAGAAGAGGCTGAAGAGAAACAACAGGGTGGGATTACAGACGCCTGTTGTGCTTGGCATATTCGTCAAATAACGTCTGCGGACGACAAGGTAACTCGTCACCTTCGTGTTTTTTTGAAACAaatctgcctcctcctctgttgtGTCACGGCGTCAGCGCAACATTTAACCGGCTATCAGCTGGAGACGTCCTAGCCGGCTAATGCTAGGCTAATAAACAGTGACATTACAATGTTGTAAATAGACTTCATTACCGTGGCAGGGGCGGAAAACACGGTAGCGATAGTTTTAGCAAATAGTAGCCAAAAAACTATTTCAATTATATCGGTGAGTAAATCCTTAGCGGGACATAATTTCATGAGAATTTGCCAGTTTTGCGATTATTTACCCAGCATAAAGCAGACTAGGGtgacattaaaaacaatatagGGAAAATAACCGTCCACTTGTTGACAGGCTAGTCACAATCTTTGCCAAAAGCGTCGTGATTTTATCACGATAATAACGTTCAACACAACAAAAAGTGTTGCGACACCAGTGTCGGCCCTCGAGCTCCAACCGTAACCATGTCAACCGACCGCGGGGCACGTGACCAGCTGCCCAGGAACCCACCTGTCGACTCCTAGAAGAGGTCCTGTAGatttaatgcagtttttaaagggAGGTATCTCCGTAAAGACGCTGTTTCTTTAGCCCTAAAGCTCGGGTTGGTGTGAAATGAACGGGTTAAAACAATATTCACTAGTTTGTTCGCCATTATTTCAGTGATACTAGCTCATACGAATGACAAGGAAAATAATAGGAAAACACCACTGTGGTCATCTTATTCTTTAAAGCTGAACTTTAGTCAGGTTATCTGGTAAGTTTTCAAactaaatcctaaaaaaaaacttaatgtaaaaaagattttcaaaacCCAGTTTATCTAACTTCTGTACCAGATGGGTGTTGATGTACAAAAGATGCACTGATCAGCCTTTTCCTGACCAGAACTTATCCAGCTTTCTTTCTTAGTTGGAGCACTTCATTCAGATCGTGAGCATTTCATATTTGTTTCTTCTTCTAGAGGACTATAATACAGGAATGAGAGAAAATGGCTAATATTCTTTTCCATGGGCCGCAGTTATATATCAAACAGGAAATGAAGGCATTGACTGTTTATGCCGTTTTTTGCATCAAACAATATGGCCGCGGCCTTTATGCAGTTACTTTTAACTCCAAAACATCATGCGTGCATCACGAGTGAGATCCCCTAGTGTTGATGAGTTTCAATTATCTGGCCCATAAAGAAATGGTAGATGATGTCAGCCTCTGCCCAGTTGATTGCTGCATCTctactaaaagaaaaaacattttactagATGAGATATAAATGGCACAAAACATAATTTGATCTATTTTAAGATAGGTTAAGATCTTTGGTGCTAACTTGCCAAACACACAAGcctgcattttaaaaagtgactgAAAAGGTGTTTATGTTTGCAAATATCACTATTGGCATTAGTTTTGTTTAGGCACTGCTGATGGGTTCATCGTCAGGAAGCTTGGAGATGCATCCTATAGACTAAGTTTTTAGTTTCAGTTTGTATATACAGtgaataaatgtaacatttattgaatattaGTATTAAAAAAAGTTCTGAAATGTGACTTGGGTACCAACTAATAACTCTTTTGTACACGTGTCTCCTCACAGGAGCGTGTCATGGCCCTGAGGAGCTGAGAGCGGTGCTGTTCCTTGCATCTGTTGGGGGGTTTCCACGGTGTGAGAGTTGCCAGAGAAGCCTGGGGGGCCCGGTCAGCGAGTGGACAGGGAAGGGGGCAGAGCTCAGCTGGAGCCAatgcagcagcaccagcagcatcGACAGCCAGAGCTAGCGGAAGGAAACCTTCCTGTGTTCGTGTTCCCGACCGAGCTCGTCTTCTACGCAGATGAGCAGTCGTCTCACAAGCAGGTGCTCACCCTCTACAATCCCTATGAGTTCGCACTCAAATTCAAAGGTAAGCCGGCGGCGGGAGATTTCAGTTTGTATTTCTTTGCGCATCGCGTGACATCGGAATTCCCTTCTCCATCCTCAGTGCTGTGCACAGCGCCAAACAAGTATACCGTGGTTGATTCCACAGGAGCCGTCAAGCCACAGTGTTGCGTTGACATGTAAGTGCCGTTCTCTTCCTTCCGCTCCTCCCTATCTTTTCATCTGGTCTCTTTCTGGTCAGCCACACGGCGGTTCTTAGGCCGCCGGTACGTCCCCGTCAAAGATCAAAAGGTGAATCATGTGCCGTGTCTACGCAGAGTAATCCGACACAGAGACGTGCGGCCGTGCCACTATGGCGTGTACGACAAGTTCCGACTGCAGGTGTCGGAGCAGAGTCAGCGCAAAGCCCTGGGTCGCAAAGAGGTGACAGCGACGCTCCGTCCGTCGGCATCGCAGGAGCCGCCCAGCCTCGGGGCCCAAGACGAGGAGCGGCGGATTAAAGAGCAGTTTGCAGACAGCGAGTTTTTCGAACAGACCGCATTTCAGACAGGTGAGAAGCAGCGATGGCACGCCGCCACTAGATGGAGCCAGAGATGCATGAAAACTTCCCTTTCTGGCATCAATTCTGTCTTCATGGTGCTTTCAATCACCTTGAAGCATAAGAACACGTACTCCTCAAAGGGGTTTTCACCCGTCTGCACAGGGGTAACATGTACGGGACAAATGAATACCATGAATTGAGTAAAAgctataaaataatataaagtgACCTCATATGTGACCGTTTCTCTTCTTCACTGAAATGGAGAACATGGAACATACATAACCGACTTCTGAGCCTCATCCCTCccttattcagctctttgttcAGCTGTTTGTCTgaacaataaacattttcacaaagtCAACAAAAGTATTGTTTATGCAGCTAAATGTAAAGGCAATGACAATCACTGTTGAACTCATACAAGCCCACGCAGAAACTTGTCAGTTCAAAGAAAAAGTAGGAACACTAAAACAAAGCCGACACGCCAAGATCTTTTTGGTGAGCCCAATTCAGGCCACGCAGGTGAAACTAACCAGTCGGATGTTGCTGCCTGGTTTTACAGAGAGCCGTCCTGTTGCTGGAGGACCCAGTCTGCTGACGGTGCTGCTGGGACTCGTGTGCATGATCGCCCTGATGCTTCCGACGCTGGGGGAGCAAGAATCCACCGTGCCTGTCTACCTCCACTTAAGTGTCAACAAGAAACTGGTAGCTGCTTATGTTCTTGGTAAGACCGGAGAAAGCCAAAACGCTACATTAGAGATGCACGGAGGAATTGGCCGTTGATCGGTATCAACAGATTTTCTAGGAGAGGAGTAAGAAGCAGGAAACGGGAAGCGTCTTGTGCCGCGTCTGGGGTTCGTCGGGCGTTGCGAGGCCAGCAGAAGGAATGAGACCCAAAGATCATGAGTTTTACTGCAACTGTAAAGGGAAAACAGGGAGCCAAGATGGAAGTGTTTTCCCTTTTTACTAAAGCACTTACAGAGAAACTACAGACAAAATTAAATCAGTGAAACCTTTACAAAATACCAGCAACGGGCCAAATTCTGATCGCTGCATCTCTTCTCTACACCGCGCTATTAAAGTGTTGCCGTTCTCAGCAgccatttgtttctgtttcataCTTTAGGTCTTCTCACTATGGTCATCCTACGTACATGAAGCGCAGGAAgtgcgaggaggaggaggaggagtgttgaaggatgaagaggacattGTCAAACAAGAGGCACGGCTACGCTATGAGCCGAGCCGACGGCAGCGGGATGGAGCCCCCTTTACTCTCCACTCGCTGAAAGATGCTGTTTACCACATTGGTTTCAACTACATATTGTGTTTTCTGGGCTGTTACAAAAAAGGGGAAGACCTGCAGGTATTCGCTGCGGGCCGGAGGAGCCGGAGCGGCCCGCGAAACAAACACGTGGTGCTTCGACGTCGCCTGGACCCACTTGCATTCTTTGTGTCTATATTGCCATTGTGTGACGCAATATGGTTAACTGGAGTGTGAAGAACTCTACATGCATGTATATAAAGCCATTAAACCGTCATTATTCCCCTGGATCTGTCATATTTATGTGTTCTGAAGCTTTTGTAGAGGAAGACTGAAAAAAGTGCATTTAAGTGCGTATGTTGGctacttttctctttttttttgccaccctTAAGATACTTTTTATATGTCACCAAAGAGCTTTGCAAAATATTAAAGCTCCATCATGATTAATAAAGTCTTAACACAGCTGCATTATAGTGTCAGTCAAACCACCGTCAGTCTCGCTGTTACCCACCGACCCAGTTAGGACCCCCAGGCTAGAAATCCACCCACCTGATGAAAAGGTTTTCATGTACCCGCCTCTTGGAGCTTTCAGCGCTGCTGCTAAAAACATGAAATCATTTCTCTCGCCTTCATGTCTGCAACAAAGGCAGCCAGaggtctcacacacacacacacacacacacacacgtggcTGCCCTTTTCACTGGCAGCCTGTGCTGAGGCTAGGGCACATGAGCAGCTTTTCCAACCGGGTCATAAAAGCAGCGTCTCCTGTTGCCGTTTTATATTGcagcataatctcacactgaaaacTTTTTAGTTTTCTGAAACCCCAACCTTTGATTCCAagaacatttattcagtgggtAAAAACCTTTCCCGTCCTCCTGTCAGAAACATGTCAGATCTCCTTCCCTCCACCTGACCTTCAGCTGGAACCGTGCGCTTTGGGGCTAAAGACACCCAGACAGGGATTTTGGCAACAAGCACCCCAGATGAACGTAGGATGAAAATGTGGGAAAGCCCCTCATGGCCACCGTGAAGTaaggtggaggatctgtgatgctgcggGCCCGTTTCTcttgcagaagctggctgagcGTGCACGGCCTCACGAACTCTTCGACACACCCGTTTTTTAGAATTAAAATGCCGGCCTCTCCCAGGAAGCTAAAAAATAGGTTGTCATTTGCTCGTTTAGCAGGATGGCCTGATTAAGACAGGAACAGGATCAGCTGGAACCAAAAATCAACCTTCTTCCAGAGCGTGATGctagagaaaataaatacatagagATTCCCAGAAAGCAGGAAAAAGTATTgtgtaatacaaaaaaaaggacgAGTCATTCAGTAAAGCATCTGAAAGCaaacttttctttaaattaaaaagggaACACGTACATAAAAGGATTTGCAATCGGTTCACTTTGAACATGAACATTTAAGGCGACAGAGCAATGAAGGTGGAGGAAGCATGAGAACCGACGACACATTTTGGTGCAAACGTCACAGTGCGGGCTTGAATCTCTGCATTTTGAGTTTTTCCTCGGTAGAACAAgccttttccatctttcctgCTCCACTGGGACACGGACCGGAGCGTGGCCGGGCTGAGCATCCTGTCCGACACGCCTGACACACGCACCATGGCGGCAACAGCAGTCTTAGTTTCCAATGGTTCTACTTTCCTGTTTGCTGGACGGACCAGCGGTCAGTCTGTCTGAAGTGACAACCTATTAACattcaattttatatatatacacatttgttTTCTCATAAATTTTCATAAATAAACCTTTGCCAGAAGAATGGGGTAATCTTTAACACTCTTGATATCTACAAAAACCACAAGATGCACAGGAACCTTTTAGTGTTGAAAGACTACCAGAAACGACCAGATTCAATCCGCCATGAACCGCTCGGTGCATCGCTCGCTCCTTCCGACTTATAATGGTTGCAGCaaataaagaactaaaaaaatagaCACCACAGTTCACAGCCTATAATCAAAAATATTCTGAAAATCTGCCAAAGGAGAACAGGGAAACCTCCAGAGCTGTACCCCAGACATGGAGGAAACCCCCGCGCCTACATTCACCTCACTGCCAAATGTAAAACTATATAGAACATCGTATGTACATACTTACAGCCAAAGGCGGGGAAACAATAAGTTAAATCTTCTCTTACAAAAATCTGCAGACTGTGTACATACAAAAAGGCGAACGGGACGAAGCTTTCCAGCAGGGGAACGGGGTCGGTCTTTGTGTCCAGTGCTCCGTGTCTCTTTGTGTGTGGGACAGAATGGCCGGAAAGCCCGGATATACACAACATCACTACGCAGCCGAGCATCTAAGACGCTCAAATAGCAGCTGGCGCTcacagtgtcttcagtctccCTCCTCCTAACCTCTGAACAGATGTGTGGCTTTAGATTCCTCAGCTCCATCCCTAAATACACGCTCTATGAAAGCAGCCACAATGAGAGGTACAGAGGCAGATGTGGAAAGGTCCGTGTAAACTAAATTCAGGCCTAAAGGGGgtgactgggggggggggggtgttcaaCATTTCCCACGTCGGCAGGTCTGGCCGTTGATGGCGCGTTCACTTGGGAGACAGATCCTGCAGCGAGGTGAAGGGCGAGTTGCTGGACGATGAAGGGGACACGCCCTCCATCTTCCCCGGGGAGTCCGTGGACGAGCCGATGCTGCTGAGGCTCCCGTCCAGTAAATCTGGAGAGTGActgaaagagaggaaagaacaaACACACGTTAACCAGGATTGTAGGCACTCAGGGATTTATATAGCTGCCTTAAGGGTAACtcaaccccaaaaaaaaaatcaagtttatTTGCTAATAAACTTCATACACAGATGACCCACAGCTTGGTCATTATTTATTGCGCATTTgctgaaatcctgcttttgtgtctaaaaccgtGTAAGTGGCGCCCTCCTCAGGTTTAGTGTAGAAGTTAGAAGGTAGAATCAGAAAAAGGACCGCTCTGCCGCTATGGGTGTAAAAGCGGCTCTGTTACACTTAAACAGTAGCTTTAACAGaaccatttaaaatgtgttgttcCACCAATTCACAGCTGTGATAATAAAAAAGTTCttccttttatgtttttacctgaAAACCTATCATTTCTGATGGTCACTAGGAGCATGGATGTCTGCATCAGCCTCTGGTGCTCTGGGAAAGGCTGTAGCTTCATGTACCAACATGCAGGAGCCATCTCCTGATTCTAGATAGAGATTATATCCACCTTGGATTTTAGATATGCAATATGCCAGATGGCTTGTTGTAGAGAAGACGCGAGGCCAAATATTGAGGAGGCAGCCAGCTGACCA is a window encoding:
- the mospd1 gene encoding motile sperm domain-containing protein 1; translation: MQQHQQHRQPELAEGNLPVFVFPTELVFYADEQSSHKQVLTLYNPYEFALKFKVLCTAPNKYTVVDSTGAVKPQCCVDIVIRHRDVRPCHYGVYDKFRLQVSEQSQRKALGRKEVTATLRPSASQEPPSLGAQDEERRIKEQFADSEFFEQTAFQTESRPVAGGPSLLTVLLGLVCMIALMLPTLGEQESTVPVYLHLSVNKKLVAAYVLGLLTMVILRT